One genomic segment of Garra rufa chromosome 13, GarRuf1.0, whole genome shotgun sequence includes these proteins:
- the ephx1 gene encoding epoxide hydrolase 1, producing MYTELAVALGLGAVVAWVFLKKRKTVLKTQDGWWGVGACPQGPEDDSIRPFKVETTAEEIEDLHRRLDQTRSFPSLEDSQFHYGFNSKYLEKVVSYWRNDFNWKKQVDKLNKYPHFKTKIEGIDIHYVHVKPKNLPEGTRALPLMMVHGWPGSFYEFYGIIPLLTEPSNPDDITFEIICPSIPGYGFSEAPHKKGFDGVCAAHIFNKLMKRLGFNQYYVQGGDWGSLITTNMAQLDPNAVKGLHINFAPPGKAGLLMMLSIFFGRRFPKLFGFTEHDVKRLFPSMQKLVIDAIRESGYMHIQSTKPDTAGRGLNDSPVGLAAYILEKFSTWTDPDFKKLEDGGLERKYSLDDLLTNVMIYWTSRCIISSMRFYKENFSKGLNQLHAKLPVSVPSAVASFPNEVMHSPKLWVKQKYHNLKTYTPMARGGHFAAMEEPQLLAEDVQNFVKIVEKRKKK from the exons ATGTACACAGAGTTGGCAGTGGCGTTGGGGCTCGGAGCGGTGGTAGCCTGGGTATTCCTGAAGAAGAGAAAGACTGTCCTGAAAACTCAGGATGGGTGGTGGGGTGTGGGAGCTTGTCCCCAAGGACCCGAGGATGACAGCATCCGCCCTTTTAAAGTTGAGACAACTGCAGAAGAGATTGAG GATCTGCACCGCAGGCTAGATCAGACCCGCTCCTTTCCTTCTCTTGAAGACAGTCAGTTTCACTATGGCTTTAACTCCAAATACCTTGAGAAGGTTGTGTCTTATTGGAGGAATGATTTTAACTGGAAGAAGCAAGTGGATAAACTGAACAAATATCCTCATTTCAAAACCAAAATCGAAG GTATTGATATTCACTATGTTCATGTGAAACCGAAGAACCTGCCTGAGGGAACCCGTGCTCTGCCTCTGATGATGGTACATGGATGGCCAGGCTCCTTCTATGAGTTTTATGGTATCATCCCCCTACTCACGGAGCCATCCAATCCGGATGACATAACCTTCGAAATCATTTGTCCCTCAATACCTGGTTATGGTTTCTCAGAAGCCCCACATAAGAAAG GTTTTGACGGTGTATGTGCAGCACACATATTCAATAAACTGATGAAGAGGCTTGGTTTCAACCAGTACTATGTTCAGGGAGGAGACTGGGGCTCACTTATTACCACTAATATGGCCCAGCTGGACCCCAA TGCTGTGAAAGGCCTCCACATTAACTTTGCTCCTCCGGGAAAAGCAGGCCTCCTAATGATGTTGTCTATATTTTTTGGTCGCCGATTCCCCAAACTCTTCGGCTTCACTGAGCATGATGTGAAACGTCTTTTTCCGTCTATGCAAAAACTTGTAATAGACGCAATAAGGGAGTCTGGATACATGCACATACAGTCGACTAAACCTGACACTGCAG GCCGTGGATTGAATGACTCTCCCGTTGGTTTGGCTGCCTACATTTTGGAGAAATTTTCAACCTGGACTGATCCTGATTTTAAGAAGCTTGAGGATGGTGGGCTGGAGAG GAAGTATTCTCTTGATGATCTTCTGACAAATGTGATGATCTACTGGACCTCTAGATGCATTATATCCTCAATGCGTTTCTATAAGGAGAATTTTAGCAAAGGCCTGAACCAGCTCCATGCAAA GCTTCCAGTTTCCGTTCCGTCAGCTGTGGCATCATTCCCCAATGAGGTGATGCACTCCCCTAAATTGTGGGTGAAACAGAAATACCATAACCTCAAGACTTACACCCCCATGGCTCGCGGGGGCCATTTTGCTGCTATGGAGGAGCCGCAGTTACTGGCAGAGGATGTTCAGAACTTTGTCAAGATTGTGGAAAAGAGAAAGAAGAAATAA
- the LOC141348482 gene encoding sodium-dependent multivitamin transporter-like, whose protein sequence is MTWGSCYAVFPCQQIVLTMGCLMGLVMYARYGEESPLDQGYVKSNDQMVLYFVMDVLQDLPGLPGLFVACLFSGALSTISSAFNSLATVTMEDLIKPHVSPMTEARATILSKALALAYGLVCLAMAYVASLMGSVLQAALSIFGMVGGPLLGLFCLGMFFPWANSTGALAGLASGLVMAFWIGIGSFVSHTSASASPVINATVIPDVGNMTTAIMTTLITPKPRPSGVQALYSLSYMWYSAHNSATVVLVGLVVSFLTGPSKEKDLNPGTVYPVLGNLLFFLPERYKEKLCCVTPLENKSKGLDHQPYQMAQKESNGVACTKEEDKLREDEDKQITAQPTCDLAHTVLETAL, encoded by the exons atgacatgggg GTCCTGTTATGCAGTGTTCCCATGTCAGCAGATTGTACTCACAATGGGCTGTTTAATGGGTCTGGTTATGTACGCTCGATATGGGGAAGAGAGCCCGCTGGATCAGGGCTACGTCAAAAGTAATGACCAG ATGGTGCTGTATTTTGTAATGGATGTGTTGCAAGACCTTCCTGGTTTACCAGGACTGTTTGTTGCCTGCCTGTTTAGTGGAGCTCTCAG CACAATCTCATCTGCCTTCAACTCCCTGGCAACGGTTACCATGGAGGACCTGATCAAACCTCACGTATCACCCATGACAGAGGCCCGTGCCACCATCTTATCGAAAGCGTTAG CACTTGCCTATGGTCTTGTGTGTCTGGCTATGGCGTACGTCGCCTCCTTAATGGGCTCTGTGCTGCAG GCAGCACTCAGTATATTTGGGATGGTGGGAGGACCGCTTCTTGGCCTTTTCTGTCTCGGGATGTTTTTCCCTTGGGCTAATTCCACT GGTGCTCTGGCTGGGCTGGCATCAGGGCTGGTCATGGCTTTCTGGATCGGCATCGGCAGCTTTGTTTCACATACGTCTGCATCTGCATCACCTGTGATAAATGCCACCGTCATACCTGATGTAGGAAACATGACAACAGCTATCATGACAACGCTCATCACACCTAAACCCAG GCCTTCTGGAGTTCAGGCTCTGTATTCTTTGTCATACATGTGGTACAGTGCTCATAATTCTGCCACGGTTGTGCTGGTGGGACTAGTGGTCAGCTTTCTCACAG GGCCCTCGAAGGAGAAAGACTTAAACCCAGGTACGGTTTACCCTGTACTTGGCAATTTGCTTTTCTTTCTGCCCGAACGCTACAAGGAGAAACTCTGCTGTGTTACTCCACTAGAAAACAAG TCCAAAGGCCTGGACCATCAGCCTTACCAGATGGCCCAGAAAGAGAGCAACGGTGTTGCCTGCACTAAAGAGGAAGACAAGCTCAGGGAAGACGAAGACAAACAGATAACCGCCCAACCTACTTGCGACCTGGCCCATACGGTATTGGAAACAGCCTTGTGA